In Clostridium ljungdahlii DSM 13528, the genomic window TTATAACTATACTTATAATTCCATACGATAAAATTAGTTTTCTATTTTTCATTTTAAACATACTCACATATCCAACTTCCTTTATATTTATATAACAACATATATACTCAAAATCAAAAAACTATATAACAATTGATAATTATATAAAATTTTACTTTAGAACACATGAACAATTTATATTATATAATTGCTGAAAAGAATAAAAATTTAAAATTCACTTAACATAAAGTTAACTCCTTCTTTTAACTTAATAACTATAAATGAAAAAATAAGTATAAATACTTACAGTATATATTTGTAATATAATTAAACATCTTTATAGTTTTTAAAACAGTCTTAAATAAAGTACCATTTTTAGCAGATTAATATATCCATTGAATAGTATTTTTTTAACCTGATTTCTCCGTAATATAAGTCCTTTTCTGAAGGAATCATTGGCACTTTCATGTATTGAGCAGTAAATATATGTTATGAAACTTTCTCAACTATAGTAAAAAAACAGAATTGTATCCACCTTTATAAATATAATAAAGATGTCATCACCAAACATAAAAATCTAGGAATGACATCTTTCAATTCTAATAAATTAAAATTATTGTTGTAAACTATTTATAGCTGCATTAACTGTATCGTATAAGCTTGATATCCCAGCACTTCCAGTTTGTATATCTGGCGGTTGAATTATATAATTTCCTATAGATTTAGCTTTATCAAAATCTAAATCATCTACTGCCTGTTTAAAAGAATTAAACTTGTATACATAACTGTTCATATAATCTATAGACTTATCTATATCATCAATTTGAGTATTTATGTTATTTAAATACTGACTATTCAAGTTACTAAGTTTGTCTGGTACCTGTAAATTTGCAACTTTATCTTTTAAGCTGTTTAAATTATTTTTATAATCTGACAGATATGAATTGACTTCATTCACCGCTGAAATTGATTGGGATATGCTATTATCTATATCCTCCACAGTATTATAAGTTGATGTTAAGTTGCTAACTTTATTTTGGACTGTATCCAAGTTATTTAAAAATGTATCTGTTTCCTGTTTATAGGACTCGCAATAATTTTTCAAATTATTCAAATAATCTTTTTCAGCCTGAGGAATTTTTGATGGATCTACTAGCTGATATTCTACAGCTAACTCTACCGAAGCAAATCCACCAAGTATAGTTACATTTTTATAGCCTTTTGGGTCCATAAAACTTTTTTGATTTGTTATATTTTTGCCATCTGTAAGTATTATAGGTGCATTCAATTTTGAAGCTAGTGTACTTCCAGATAATGCATCCGGAAAATTTACTCCACTTGCAAGTACAGCTGTATCTGTATTCACATTAAAATATTTACATATATTTAATGAAGTATCATATCTAGTTTGTCCATCAATTCTTTTTATACTATCATCACTTAAAGATGGAACAAGTGATTTTAACTGTGTTAACACTTTATCTTCAACTGAGGCCTGTCCACCAATTATATAAACCGTACTTGGATTGATACTTAAAATTAAGTCCTTAGTTTCATCTGGTAGACTATCAGCTTTCGTCATAAATATAGGATAACCATTGTCTGCTGCTACACTTGATATACTTAATGCATCCGCAAAACCATATCCATTTGCAATTACAATTGGAGTTCCACTTTTAACATCCATAGAATCAACTATTTCTTTATTTGTGCTGAATCTATTATCTCCTCCAAGTCTTATGATATTATTATATCCTAAATCTTTTATATGATTTACAAATTTATCACTTACAGATCCAGTACCCCCAAGAATATATACGTTTCCATTTTTATCAACATTATTTTTTATATAATTTAATTGTTCTGAATTACTATTCAGGTCACTATTTATTAAAAGTATTGGTGCATTATATTTCTTTGATAGAATACTTCCTGCCAATGCATCAGGAAAATTACTCCCACTTGCAAGTATTACATTTTGAAGGGTACCGCTCTGAAAATTCTCTGCAATTTTTATTGACGTTTCATATCTATCATTACCACAAAGTCTTGTTACATTATAACTTGTCTTAGCATATGCTGCAGTAGATATACCAAATACTATAGTGGTAGTTATACAAAAATTCATTAATTTTTTTAACATTCGTAAGTCTCCTTTCACTCTTTATTATATATTGAATGTAATAAAATTACTTTTTGCCTCTATCTATACATCCTGCAATTCCTGTTTTTACAGCTACCTTTTCATGTAGAGTTGATGATGAAATTACATTTCATCATAGAAAAATTGGATAATCTATATTTTTCTTTGACATTACTATACTTTAGTATATATTCTATATATTATATAAAATTCCTTCATATAGAAAGTAAAAGTTTTAAAATCTTTTACATGAGCATTTTTCTCGAGATTTAGAAGTAATGAAAACAAGCATATCATGTACTGAAAAGTAAGCTTTTCACTAATTTATCATTTCTCCTTATATTTTTTCTATTTCATATATAGAATTATTTATAAATTTCAATGAAAATTAGCATTATTAGGTTCTTTACTTATCTAGAAAATAAAAGTACATTTATTTTCTAGTAATGATTTTTAATTTCTTGATGAATCTTTATGTTACAAGGAATGTTTCCATAAACTTCGTGATAGAAACATTCCTTATATGTATTGAAAACAACTATCCACAATATTTATCCAAACAACTTATTCCACGTATTAATCCCAACAATACCATCAACTGCAAGTCCACTGTCTCTCTGAAAATTCTTTACAACCTCCAGGAATAAACTTAAAGATATAAACAAGCTTAAATTTATTACAAAAGTTGCGCTTGATTCAATAATAGATCAACTTGAAAACCTTGTTCTATTCTGTGATGAACAATCCAAAATAAAGCTTAAAGATGAGATTTTAGAATATATCAATGGAAATGAGTTTAATAAAAATTATTTTTCAAGACACTTAAACAAATCCTTTACAGATCTGGTTGATGATACACTAAATTCATTAAAATACACAGTCAAACAGCAGTCATAATTACATATAGAAGAAATGGGTAATATATGCCCTCTAAAAAAGCAAATGCTGAAGGCTCCATACAAAAATATTATAAAGATAGAGTTCTAAAAGGATGGAGAACTACAATTACTATAAGACATGACGATACTGGAAACCTTGTACGAAAGCAATTTTACGAAAAAACAAAATATGTAGATAATGATTTGTTCGCCCTATAAATTCATAGGGCGTCTTTTTATTTGTGTTTATATATTTTTATGGTGGTTGTGTTACGGTTGTGTTATTTGGCAATAAAAAAAGCCTCACGACATCGTGAAAGCATTGATACTGGTGCACCCAGGGAGATTCGAACTCCCGGCCTCTGGATTCGAATTTTAGATTTTATAATATTTTGGTGTTTTTTAAGTTCCTTTATTTTCAATTGTTTAAGTGTTATTATATACTATTTAAAAGTACTATTTTTTATGCTTATTTAAAACTTTGGGGACAATATGGGGACAATTTTTTATATATTCAATCACTGCGCTACCAATGGTTTATAAAAATATATTTATTTTTTAACTACAGCTTTAAATCTATAAATTTTATCTTATAATGCATAATTTTATATATTACATCTTTCACACAGCTTATATAGTTAGTATAAAATTGCTTATAGGCATAATTCCATTTCTAATTATAAATTACTCTTAAAATGGCTATATACGCAATATAAAAGGTACATATCATTTTGCTACTCACCTACATAAGTTGGGTTTCCCTTTTTTGCAAGTTTCCAGTAATCAAAGTATATGCTATAATTTAAAATGTAATAAGAAAAATTGTATAGGTACCTCTTCTTTATTTGTGGGTGGATTATGGTTAATAATGTCTGCGTATGAAGAAGAGGTGATGCAATTTATGTCAGAAGGATACTTACTGTTATTCTTTAGTTTGTTTTCAATAACTGCTATGGTTATAGTAGCATTATCTAACAAAAATTCGGATATAAAAATTGAAAATAAAATTACTTTAAGACCTGATGAAATATCATCTGATACTAAAGTAAACATAAATAATTCCAAAAAAAATAATAGATAGCCTTTTCCGAGACCTATCTATTATTTAACCATTATACAATTTTACTAAGCAGACTAAATTCATAATCCACCCTCTTATTACTAATATTATACCACAAGTATATAAATATTATAATGTAGATATTTTAATTTTCTCAATTCATATAGTATACTGCTTAATAAAACAACTCTTTATTAGGTAATTGCAGTAATACAATAATTCTTTTATTTTCTTCATATTGTACATATACCTGAGATTTTATTGTAAAACTACTAACATATTTATCAAACCATATAGAAATGTCCTCCTCTCTCTTTGATGAAAAATAGTTATTTCCATATTCCTTAATATCATTCACAATTTTATATGCAATGGTATCATTATCCAACTTGT contains:
- a CDS encoding cell wall-binding repeat-containing protein, producing the protein MLKKLMNFCITTTIVFGISTAAYAKTSYNVTRLCGNDRYETSIKIAENFQSGTLQNVILASGSNFPDALAGSILSKKYNAPILLINSDLNSNSEQLNYIKNNVDKNGNVYILGGTGSVSDKFVNHIKDLGYNNIIRLGGDNRFSTNKEIVDSMDVKSGTPIVIANGYGFADALSISSVAADNGYPIFMTKADSLPDETKDLILSINPSTVYIIGGQASVEDKVLTQLKSLVPSLSDDSIKRIDGQTRYDTSLNICKYFNVNTDTAVLASGVNFPDALSGSTLASKLNAPIILTDGKNITNQKSFMDPKGYKNVTILGGFASVELAVEYQLVDPSKIPQAEKDYLNNLKNYCESYKQETDTFLNNLDTVQNKVSNLTSTYNTVEDIDNSISQSISAVNEVNSYLSDYKNNLNSLKDKVANLQVPDKLSNLNSQYLNNINTQIDDIDKSIDYMNSYVYKFNSFKQAVDDLDFDKAKSIGNYIIQPPDIQTGSAGISSLYDTVNAAINSLQQ
- a CDS encoding peptidoglycan-binding domain-containing protein codes for the protein MFISLSLFLEVVKNFQRDSGLAVDGIVGINTWNKLFG